Proteins from a single region of Runella sp. SP2:
- a CDS encoding Lrp/AsnC family transcriptional regulator, giving the protein MALESLDDIDKKLLRLLQADAKLTTKELAARLGLTLSPVYERIRRLEQLGFIKQYVAILDKDLLGQPITIFCQVSMRYHDKAFIESFEEEIQKLEEVQECYHMAGQVDFLLKINVGSLDEYHNFVRNKLSKIENIGTLNSTFSLKVIKHSWSYTVK; this is encoded by the coding sequence ATGGCACTCGAATCGCTCGATGATATTGACAAAAAACTTCTACGGCTTTTGCAGGCCGACGCCAAGCTCACAACCAAAGAATTGGCCGCCCGATTGGGCCTTACCTTGTCGCCCGTTTATGAACGAATCAGGCGTTTGGAGCAGCTTGGGTTTATCAAACAGTACGTGGCTATTCTGGACAAAGACTTGCTTGGGCAGCCGATTACCATCTTTTGCCAAGTATCGATGCGCTACCACGACAAAGCGTTTATTGAGAGTTTTGAAGAAGAAATTCAAAAGTTGGAAGAAGTACAGGAATGTTACCACATGGCGGGGCAAGTGGATTTCTTGTTAAAAATCAATGTAGGGAGTTTGGACGAATACCATAACTTTGTCCGAAACAAATTATCAAAAATTGAAAATATAGGTACGCTCAATAGTACCTTTTCACTAAAAGTCATCAAGCATAGTTGGAGTTATACGGTGAAGTAA